Part of the Flavobacteriales bacterium genome, TCCGTAAGACAGTATACATTTTTGTATTTATCCCAAACCGGTGTGTTTTTAACGGAACTTATTAAGTCTTTATCATATATCATTTTGAACTCTTTGCTACCGAGCTTTTTTTCTATAATTGCATCGTAGCCTTCTTTGAGTTTGGGTTTATATACTATAAATTCATCCGGAGAAATCTCGCCTTTTACAATAAGTTCTCCTAATCCATAGGATGCATTTATTAAAACGACATCTTTAAATCCGCTTTCCGTATCAAGAGAGAATGCGACTCCTGATGTTCCCAAATCAGAGCGAACCATCTTTTGAATACCAACTGAAATGGCGATATTTAATTGATCAAAATTCATACTTTCTCTGTGTGAAATCGCTCTGTCCGTATATAGAGATGCAAAACATTTTTTAACAGCTTCAAGCATGTTGTCAAATCCTTTAATGTTTAAAAAAGTGTCTTGTTGTCCCGCAAAAGATGCATTTGGTAAATCTTCGGTAGTTGCGGAGGAGCGTACTGCTACATCACAATCTTTAATGCTATAATTACTGGAAAGCTGATTATATGCTTTCTCTAGTTGTAAAATCATGCTATCGGGAAATTTACCCATGCATATAGTTTTTCTAATAACCTTTCCTGTAATTCGGAGACTTTCTAAATCATTATAGTCTATTTCTCGAATACCCTTATTAATATAATTTTTAAGGTTGTTGAATTCCATAAATTCGTTAAACGCAAATATTGTAATTGCAAATCCTTTTGGGATCTTTATCGCTTCAGAACTTAGATTTTGAGTTAACTCACCGAGGGAAGCATTTTTTCCTCCTACAAGTGAAATATCTGTTAAATTAATTTGATTAAAAGAAAGGGTGTATGAACTATTTTTCATTATTGCTATAATTTAGTTTTGAATTAATTTGCAGTTGATTTTAGTCGAAATAAATAGGGTAGTATATGCTTATGATAAAAACTATAATAAAGAAGAAGCCGATACTTATTAATGCGATGAATTGGAGTTTCTTTAGTCGCTTATTTTCATGAATCAAATGGTTCCATTGCGCTATTCTATCTACAAGAAGTTTTATTCTTTTAAAAGCGGTATCAGTCTTTACCACATAGTCAAACGCTCCGTATTTAATTGAATTTGCAGCCACTTCTAGCTTTTCCTGAGCTGAGAGCATAATAACTTCAATGTTGCTATGTGTGTTTTTTATAGCTTGTAGAACTTGTAATCCGTTTAGCTCTCCTTCTAAATTATAATCTAGAAGTACTATATCTGGATTTTTATCTATGTTTTCCAAACAGCTTTTACCGTTAGAAAATGTCTCAACATTTCGGTACTTATTATGAGCTAGTTCTTCTTGAATTAACTTTTGATAAAACGGATCGTCTTCGACAATGAAAATAGTTGGTGTCATAGTTAAGGCTTTTATATATTTCTATTGAATAATTGTTTGTTTTGACATATTGTTAATTGCTTGATCGTATTGTTACATACTGTTACAAGCTCTTTAACCAATTCTGGGATTTGTTCTAAATGAATTTTTCGTTCAGAGAAGTCTTCAATTTGTTCTACTAAAGGAATTGCAGATTCTATTCCCATCATTCGAATTGAAGGTTTCATTACATGAGCTACAGCTTTTACCCTTGGGATCTCATTTCTTAATGAGTGCATTGTAAGACGAGATAAAGTTGGCGGCAATTCGTCGATAAATACTTGCACCATTTTGGGAACGAAGAATGGGTTACCATTAGAGAGTTTATCAAGTTTAGATAAATCAAATAATGGGTTATGAATAATACCCGAAGTCTTTATGTTTTGCTGTCCATCATCTTTAAGGTATCTTTTTATGATTTTTTTAGTCTTATGCATCCATGCTTTCCTTGTATAGAAAAGACGCGGTAGTATTTTTTTAGCCATTATTATTTGTTTGTGTAAACAACATATGTGAAGGCGATAAGTGCTCCTATCCATATTAGATTGCTTACTAGTTTCTTTTTCTTTTTCTTAGTTTCTCTTAATACACAGATTTTTCCTACCACTAGATCAACTCGATGAAAAGAATTATTGTCTTTCTCGATGTAATCTATTGCTCCATTTTTCATTAATTCAACAGTGGTTATAGTATGCTCTTGACTTGTAAGGATTACACATTGTGTTTCTGGATAAGACCTGTTGATAGACTTTAGTATTTGAAGCCCGTTTAGAGCATTCTCTTCAGTACTGTCCAGGTGGTAATCAAGGAAAATAATATCAGGATCCGGATTATCTATTTCTAGAAATTCCTCACCGTTTTCACATTGTACAATATTTAAACTTACATCTCGGCCTGTTAGCCTTTTCGATAGATTGGATAAGTACGAGAACAATAGCTTGCTATAAATTCTGTCGTCTTCTATTATATATACATTTAATATTCTATTCATTTTTTTTCAATTTGGGATTGGATGTTCCAACGTCGTGCCGAAGAGAGATGAGTATCTAATTATATAGGAAAATGTTATTAAAGGAGTTGGGAAATATCTCCAATATGGAATTGTTCTCTATGCGAGACTACTGTATATGCTAATAGTTATGGTGTCATTGAGGGGAGAGTACGATCTGAAATGGGTAATAAAAAAAGGTCTAGTATTATAAAAATACTAGACCTGTCTTTTTTAGAAAATACTTGTTAAGCAGCATTTAATTTACGAAGTACTGTGGGGATAAGGAACTTACTTCCTTCATTAGTTTTTAATACAAAATCTATTTTTCGATATCTCTGGTATTCCTCTAATAATCCTTCGTTGCTAGAGCTGGATATATAAATTATTTCAGGCTGGGGCTTCCTCTTCTGTAGAATGCTTAAGGCATTATGTCCAGAAATATTGTCTTTGTAAATAGAGTCTAGATTGTAATCTAAAATTATTAGTTGTGGTTTTTTGTACATGTTTTCCAAGCATTTTTCCGCCGATTGAAAAGTTTCGATTTCGATGTTGCTTACCTCAGATAATTCATGTTTAATAAATTCTAAATAAATATTGTCATCATCTACTATGAATATCTTCTTCTTTTTTTTATTTGTCATATTTTGAATTTTAAGATTTAACCTAAGTGTTCCAAAATGATGCCAGTTGTTATAATGAACTTATTTTTAAAGTTAACATGAGCTTTATGGAATTACCATTTGTCAAAGGCAATTTCACCTCTTTTAATCATCTTATAAAGTGTAGATTTTCCAATGTCTAATTTCTTTGCAACTAAGGAAACATCACCGTTGTTTTTTTCTAAATAGTGACCAATTATTTTGGAGATATAACCTTTTAGTGAGTTTCCTTCAATAATAAAATCTGTAAAAGAGGATGCGGATGAGAACGTAATATCTCTTGGTTCAATTTCCTCTCCGTCAGACATTACTGCTGATAGTTCCATAATTGATTTAAGTTCTCTTACATTTCCTGGGTAGTGGTATTTGTTAAGTCTGGCTTTTGCGTCGTGCGATATTTTCTTCTTCATCTTCTTATTGTCTTTATTGAATGAGTCTAAAAAGAATTTTGCCATTATTAAAATATCTTCTTTTCTATCTCTTAAAGGCGGAAGTTCAACTGGTAATCCAAGTATCCTAAAATAAAGGTCTTGTCTAAAGTTGCCTTTTTTAACTTCTTCTGCTAAGTTTTTATGCGTGGCTACTATTATTCTAAGATCAACGTTTATAGGTTTGTTATTTCCGATTCTAGTTATTTCGCGTTCTTGAAGAACTCGTAGAAGTTTACCTTGCATGGCAATATCCATATCAGCAATCTCGTCCAAGAATATCGTTCCTTTGTCTGATTCTTCGAATTTGCCGATTCTTCTTTCGTGTGCTCCTGTGAATGATCCTTTCTCATGGCCAAATAGTTCACTCTCTAAAAGATCCTTTGGAATTGCAGTCATATTAACTGCGACAAAAGATTTTTTACTTCGGTTAGAATTATAGTGAATGCATCTAGCTACGAGTTCTTTTCCTGTACCTGTTTCTCCCGTTATGGAAACAGTAATATTATTATCACATGCCTTTTGCATTACTCTGAATACATCATGAATTTCAGAACTATTACCCTTAATAGCACTTTCGAAATCATATTTCCTGCCAAGTTCATCTTTGAGATGTTCAACCTCATCGATTAGTTCTGATTTTTCTTTAATCTTTAGTACTGCTTTCCATAGTCTATCTTTTGTATCATCATCTTTCACTAAATAATCGTTCACATTTTCTTCTTGTAAAATGTCGATCGCTGTTTGGATGTCATCTTGTCCTGAAATCATTATAACAGGAATTTTCGGATTTGTTTTGAAAACTTCTTTTGTTAATGTTTTTCCATCCATATCTGGTAAGGAGTAATCCAAGCATATTACATCTGGGTTTCGGTATAGGTTTTTAATACACTCTTGCCCCGTAGGGAACTTTTCAATTATGTAATCTGGATTAAGAGCAAGATGATATTCTAATAATTGGACATACCAATCGTCATCTTCGACTAAAAATATAAGTAGTGAGTTACTGTTGTTTGACATAAGTTAGAAATGGATTTCGTTCAATTACTATACTCTCTATTTGAGAAAAAGGTTCGATTGTAGAAAATTAAATTTCGTTTTTTATTCATTTTACTCTGCCTTTGTGATAGAATCTAAGTAGGAATACTTATTGATTAGAGTATTGTAATAACGGAAATGCTGTTATGAATATTACAGATTACTTGATGTAGATATTACCAATGACGGATAGAATATTTTGTTTAGGTGGACTTATAATTGATGAATTAATTTTTAGAAAATTAAAGTTACCGGGTATAGAGGTTGTTCATATTAAATATATAGACCATATAAATGGAGAAACTTTATCTGACTATGCTTTAAGACTATTTAATGAAATTAAGCTGCCTATTGATTATACATTACTGGGTGTTTCTTTTGGTGGAATGATCGCAATCGAGTTTTCAAAGATTAGAAAACCAAAAAAAATGTTTTTGATATCAACCGCATCAAGACTAAATGAGGTTCCCTTTAGATTGAGACTAGCAGGAAGGCTTCAACTTCATAAACTGATACCGAGATTGGCCGTAATATCTCCATTCTTTTTATTCAAATGCCTGTTTAAGGTAAAAAACGAGAAAGAT contains:
- a CDS encoding phosphoenolpyruvate synthase (catalyzes the formation of phosphoenolpyruvate from pyruvate), coding for MKNSSYTLSFNQINLTDISLVGGKNASLGELTQNLSSEAIKIPKGFAITIFAFNEFMEFNNLKNYINKGIREIDYNDLESLRITGKVIRKTICMGKFPDSMILQLEKAYNQLSSNYSIKDCDVAVRSSATTEDLPNASFAGQQDTFLNIKGFDNMLEAVKKCFASLYTDRAISHRESMNFDQLNIAISVGIQKMVRSDLGTSGVAFSLDTESGFKDVVLINASYGLGELIVKGEISPDEFIVYKPKLKEGYDAIIEKKLGSKEFKMIYDKDLISSVKNTPVWDKYKNVYCLT
- a CDS encoding response regulator, whose translation is MTPTIFIVEDDPFYQKLIQEELAHNKYRNVETFSNGKSCLENIDKNPDIVLLDYNLEGELNGLQVLQAIKNTHSNIEVIMLSAQEKLEVAANSIKYGAFDYVVKTDTAFKRIKLLVDRIAQWNHLIHENKRLKKLQFIALISIGFFFIIVFIISIYYPIYFD
- a CDS encoding response regulator gives rise to the protein MNRILNVYIIEDDRIYSKLLFSYLSNLSKRLTGRDVSLNIVQCENGEEFLEIDNPDPDIIFLDYHLDSTEENALNGLQILKSINRSYPETQCVILTSQEHTITTVELMKNGAIDYIEKDNNSFHRVDLVVGKICVLRETKKKKKKLVSNLIWIGALIAFTYVVYTNK
- a CDS encoding response regulator, yielding MTNKKKKKIFIVDDDNIYLEFIKHELSEVSNIEIETFQSAEKCLENMYKKPQLIILDYNLDSIYKDNISGHNALSILQKRKPQPEIIYISSSSNEGLLEEYQRYRKIDFVLKTNEGSKFLIPTVLRKLNAA
- a CDS encoding sigma-54-dependent Fis family transcriptional regulator; this translates as MSNNSNSLLIFLVEDDDWYVQLLEYHLALNPDYIIEKFPTGQECIKNLYRNPDVICLDYSLPDMDGKTLTKEVFKTNPKIPVIMISGQDDIQTAIDILQEENVNDYLVKDDDTKDRLWKAVLKIKEKSELIDEVEHLKDELGRKYDFESAIKGNSSEIHDVFRVMQKACDNNITVSITGETGTGKELVARCIHYNSNRSKKSFVAVNMTAIPKDLLESELFGHEKGSFTGAHERRIGKFEESDKGTIFLDEIADMDIAMQGKLLRVLQEREITRIGNNKPINVDLRIIVATHKNLAEEVKKGNFRQDLYFRILGLPVELPPLRDRKEDILIMAKFFLDSFNKDNKKMKKKISHDAKARLNKYHYPGNVRELKSIMELSAVMSDGEEIEPRDITFSSASSFTDFIIEGNSLKGYISKIIGHYLEKNNGDVSLVAKKLDIGKSTLYKMIKRGEIAFDKW
- a CDS encoding alpha/beta hydrolase, translated to MTDRIFCLGGLIIDELIFRKLKLPGIEVVHIKYIDHINGETLSDYALRLFNEIKLPIDYTLLGVSFGGMIAIEFSKIRKPKKMFLISTASRLNEVPFRLRLAGRLQLHKLIPRLAVISPFFLFKCLFKVKNEKDIRRIKRLLTPVELKFFEWALESILHWKNKEIPDAIRIHGTNDRILPRKKKVDYPLRGGSHFIMVNKSKEIEKILIENNV